Proteins encoded in a region of the Trichosurus vulpecula isolate mTriVul1 chromosome 9, mTriVul1.pri, whole genome shotgun sequence genome:
- the LOC118831653 gene encoding inactive serine protease 39-like, producing MAWTCLALLLLLRLQTDHAFDRDRDLYTVCGRPKLRARDFAIEPRRGRWPWQASLRYKGKHWCGATLIQADWMITAASCFRLSNNTRDYSVMIGSIYAYPNARFLATFLRDQEHYPKFTPWTLTETVRARLCKQNFKASSLSQESHQGLQRRKLVQFKLAFGSLAGRETLEGAMELRETRVKITDLDRCESIEDPYGPLGHYEIYRNDVLCVLIPFYPAERCVGDQGGPLVCRIQSMYYQFGIMNWDHGCMAGIKTKTFTSVALYSAWIEKVVNSTTTLSPFKFILLALFLSQALLEPF from the exons ATGGCCTGGACCTGCCTGGCCCTTCTGCTGCTCTTGCGGCTACAGACAGACCACGCCT TTGATCGAGATAGAGATTTGTATACAG TATGTGGACGTCCCAAGCTCAGAGCCCGAGATTTCGCCATAGAACCCCGGCGTGGACGGTGGCCGTGGCAAGCTAGTCTGCGGTATAAGGGCAAGCATTGGTGCGGTGCCACCCTCATCCAGGCCGACTGGATGATCACAGCCGCGAGCTGCTTCCGATT GTCCAATAACACTAGGGATTACAGTGTGATGATCGGTTCCATTTATGCCTACCCAAACGCTCGCTTCCTGGCCACATTTCTACGGGACCAAGAACATTACCCCA AGTTTACTCCCTGGACCCTCACAGAAACTGTAAGAGCAAGACTTTGTAAACAGAATTTCAAAGCATCGTCCCTATCCCAAGAATCCCATCAGGGGCTTCAGAGGAGGAAGTTGGTTCAATTCAAACTGGCGTTTGGCAGCCtggcaggaagagaga CCCTAGAAGGTGCCATGGAACTTCGGGAGACAAGAGTGAAAATCACTGACTTAGACAGGTGTGAAAGTATTGAAGATCCCTACGGGCCTCTCGGGCACTATGAGATCTACCGCAATGATGTGCTTTGTGTACTCATACCATTTTATCCAGCTGAAAGATGTGTG gGCGACCAAGGCGGCCCCCTAGTATGTCGGATTCAGAGTATGTATTACCAGTTTGGGATCATGAACTGGGACCATGGCTGTATGGCAGGAATCAAGACCAAGACTTTCACCAGCGTTGCCCTCTACAGCGCCTGGATAGAGAAAGTAGTGAACAGCACCACTACCCTGAGTCCGTTCAAGTTCATCCTCCTTGCCTTGTTCCTATCCCAGGCTCTTCTAGAGCCTTTCTGA